In Patagioenas fasciata isolate bPatFas1 chromosome 15, bPatFas1.hap1, whole genome shotgun sequence, the sequence CAAACTTCCTCCACTTCTTTCAGGGTGTGCTCCAGGATAGTGTCTTGTCCCTGGAACTTAAAATAGCCACGAAACAACTTTTTCTGAAGCAGCAGAGGAAACCAATAGATATCATCTGCCCACATGTGATTGAATGGCACCTCATCCAGCTGAAACCACTGTGGACGCATTTCTGgtgggagaaaacaaaagaatttTGCGTCAGACTTTCTCTTGTGGGTTTCTTCGCTGCCTAGACTTTGAGTATCTGTCAACAAGCAGCTTCCCCGCTGCCTCCCTCCTCAAAGGGGTTTTGGCATGAATAGTTCTGCATTTCTTTAAATGTCTCCTTCTGTCCCCCCCACCTACCATCGCTTTCTGTTGGCTCTCCGTGAAAATGATCTGCTCGGAAGATGTGAACTTCCATGAGTTCAGAGTTGCCGACAAATTCAAATGTGATCTGGCCCATCTTCTGCAAGGTGTCCACAGTCAGTCCGCTCTCCTCCAGGAGCTCCCTGCACCACGAAGAGATTTCTTTATGAGAAAGCACGGAGTTGAAGAACAAAAAACCAGCCATTAGCGTTACTTGCACGCTCAACACACTTCAGTGAACCAAAGGTGAAAGCTGCGCCTGTAAAACGGAGCAGGGCACAGGCAGCAAAGCAGCGTTCGGGCTGTTTGTACCACAGTGGGGCCGTGTCAGACTGGCTCGTGTGTTATTTCAGGCTCCCAAAGGAAAATAATCTGTGTTGGCAGGGGGAGGTTCAGGAAAACTGATAATTTTGTATACACTCCTTACAACGTGATCTCTTCTGTGATGAGTTAGAAGCGGGCTGACATACGACTGTGGCTGGATGTGCTTTAAGAACTTGGAGGTGATAGACTTAGTCAGGCAAAAGGCTTTGCCAACTTCAAGCTAAAGCTTTTAGAATTGTGGGGAAGCAGGTAATAAACACTAGAAGTTCTGAGGCCAACTGAAGCTTATTTAAATAACGCTACGCACTACGTAACATCATTTGCACACAGGACGTTAGAAATACCATCTCCCAGTCAAATGCCTTATAAAACGCACAAAGCAATTGTGTAAATGTTCCACTTCTGCTCCTTGGAAGTGCATTTAGCATAACGAGAGGCTGGAAGGCAAGACTTTTAAGAGCACTTAGAGGGACTTGCCAGGCAGTTCTTTTCCGTGCATCACCGTGCATGGCTACTTGAAGCGGGTTCAATTACTTGCTCTGTTTGTGCTATGCACTTagggcttttttaatttttacctgCCTCTAACAGAATCAGCACAGCTTGAAGTTGGCCATGGTTCTTCTAATGTACAAAACCAAGGAATGCTTTGAAACCGTATATCTTCAGTTGAGGTTAATAATTAATGTAGTTGCATATTTAGCAGtaacttaattttaaaatgtaatggaAATGATCATTAAGGCTCCAGCTTCCCTTGGCATCAATTTCATGAATCCCATCCTTCAAAATTATATTCCAACTTTATATCTTAGCTAATGTTAGTTTATCTTCCTGAGAAACTATGCCTAAAATAGAAGCAGTCTTCCAGCAACGATGCTAAAAGCCTCATTTTACAGGCTGTGATAATTGAACAACAAAGCACAACACTCCTATGGTTCTCTAAGCAATTTATCTGTCAGTCGTTTGGCTCTGTATGTAGTATGGGGAAACATTACAGGTAGCAAACTACAAATAACAAACTAGCTAAATGCTCTTCTTACAACATGTGCTGCTGAAGAGCCGTAGGTGCCCAGGTGCTCAAGGGAATGTGTACCCAGTGCAGTATGGAAATCTTACTGATTCAGGAAACTTCCGTTCATGTTTCAGCTTAATATTTAACTATGTGTGCCGTGAGGACACTTCACACCTTACGCGACTGCTGGGCGCAGATAAACGTACCTAGGAAACCAAACGCAAAATTAAATCATCGGATTTACACCACAGTCAGTGGCAATATAAGCCTGGCAAACGGAGGCTGATTTAACCAACAAAACTGATCTCCCTCCCTCTGCTCAGAGATGATGAACTACACAAAAAGCCAGGATGTGAGCGGCAGGTACGGTAACGCTGTgcgctgctgggtgcacatctgcATAGAAAACCTCCCGTCTCCTGGATTCTCTCACCGCAGAACCTGGGCGGTTGCGCTGGCACAGCTGAGGAGATGGTTCAGGGCAAAAGCTGTTGGGTGGCTGTTGAACAAACCTACACTGAACTTCCTGCAGGTGTGAGGGCAATTTTGGGCATATGTCAAAGTGAGGAGGTGGCAAACAGTGCCTTCGTATCAGCAACATTCATCTAAAGAATAAGGCAACTCATTTTTAGAGGGGTTTAGCAACTCAGCTGTGATCTGCTATTTCCTTTCAATGGATGGGACAGAAGAATTACCTTCAAGAAACCAGTACTAATGGCTTCAAAAATGGTACAGTACCTCTGTACCGATGAAATTCAATTCCCTAGCTCAGCATTAGGGCTTAAAAATGCCACCATGAAGTCAAATAACAAATTTCCATAGTGCCTTTCATAAGGGACCCCTGGCAATTTCTACCATTTTGTCACTACATTTTCACGCAGTACTAAAAATGCTACCGGAAAATAGCTTCAAAATTTAAACTATAAGCAGTACAATGGTATAAATTGTAATCCTGCTATACAGCCAAAATTAAACTCTGCGTGTTCCTGAACAGTGCAAGAACTTCTGTTGACCACTAGCAGACTAAAGTCTCGGTTTAGATCAGAGTCCGAGAGATGGGAAGGAGGAAACTCGGTAACTTCCAGTTTCTCATTGACTGGATGCCAGTTAAAGATTTGCAGCTAACAGGTAACGAGGAACAATCCCACTTCGTTATACATGTGGACGATGCCGCATCTCCTGTGGAGTGGGTGATTTTCTCTGCTCAGTCGGCTCACGGCTGCACTGCTGGGTAACACACCCGTTCTGAGGACATTCCTGACCAGCCGAGCTGTGGTAACTCCACCTGCAGCCCACCACAAAGGGTCTGACACCTCCACAGCCCAACCTGCACCCCGACACCCACCTTGGCCTCACCTGCGAGCGGCCTCCTCGATGCTCTCCCCCGGCTGCACCTTCCCCCCGAAGCCGTTCCACAGCCCAGCTCCAAACCCGCGCTTCTTCATGCCCAGGAGGACACGGGGCGGCTGCACCACCAGGACCAGGGTGAAGAGCCTGGTCGTGAACATGGTTCCTGCGAGCAAGAGGCAGACACGCTGCGCCAGGGGCTCCCGGCACCCCTCGGCGGGGAGGCCAGGCTGCTTCCCCAGCCTGGGGGCAGGGACACAAAACCTGGACTTGCTGCTCAGGCCCAGGCAGCCCTgatacccccagacccccctcccTGAATGCCTGGTCCTGCCATCCCCAGCCCAAACCCTtgagtccccagtgcccacttctcatagaactatttcagttggaagagaccctcaggatcatcaagtccaaccataacccaactccagcactaagccGTGTCcaaaagaacctcatctaaatgccttttaaacccctccagggatggtgactccaccactgccctgggcagcctgttcaatgccccacagccctttctgttaagaaatctttcctaatacccaatctaaacctcccctggttcaacttgaggccgtttcctctcatcctaccacttgctacttgggagaagagaccaacccctccatgctccaagctcctttcaggcagttcagccagtgctcagctctcccctcagctcctgttctccagctgaacccccagctccctcagccgctcccatcacacttgtgctccagcccctcagcagctccgtcacctcctctgcgctctctccagtatttcaatgtccttcttatgacgagggcccaaaactgagcaggCTGTtcaaggtgtggtctcaccagcaccgagtacagcagcacaatcactcctctagtcccactggccacactcccctggtacaagccaggatgctgttggcctttttggccacctgagcgcGCACCggttgtcaatcaacacccccagacccctttctgccaggcagtttcTCTAACACTCCCACTGGCCCTTattcccctgccccctccccaagTCCTAGACCCCCCTTCCCAAACCCttgtccccccagagccccctcccCAATCCCCTCACCTCCTTCTCCAAATCCTTAATCCCCACGCAGCACCGCTTTCCCAAACCCTCAGCGCCAGCCCCCACGACCCCGCCTCAACAGCCCCAATTTCCCGCCCGCATCCCGGCGCCCACCGCCAGCAGCAGCTCGGCCCAGCCCGGCACGGctcttcccgcgccgccgccgTTCCGGTCCCGCCCCCGGCAGccgcgcggggcggcgggagggccGGGCTGAGGCGGTGTCATGGCGTGGGCGGgaggcgccgccgccgcggggggaAGGTCGGTGGCGGGGCAGCTGCGGGGGGCTCGgcgccgggctgggggtgctgcgcGGTGTCCCCGGAGCGGTGCCCGGTTGGTCCCGCCGCCTCAAGTTTTCCTCAGGAAAGGGGCGCGGGGGTTCGTTGGGTGGAAGATGGTGGCGGTGCCCGTGGCTCTCAGCGTGTTCCCCCCAGAGACACAGGAGGCTCTGGGAGCTCGTTCCTCTGAGGGGAGCGCGGCGCGGGGGGGCCGAACCGCTCGTGTTCCCCGTGGAGGCTCCAGTCCGCCGAGCAGCCCAGGCCCGGCCGGGTCGCTCTGACACATGGCGTCCAAACGGGCCTCAAACAGAGCCAGAGCTGTGTGGGTGTGGGACACCACTCCTGCCTTCGCTGGGAGGCCTCTGTCCAAAACACATCCCTTTTCCTTGAGATTGGACCAGATCACTAAAGTTGCCAAGGGATCTCAAATCTAGGAGCTTCTTTTGGAGCCTGGTGTTAGGTGGGAGGGCTGTAGTCAGGGCTAGAATGAATCACTGTGGAGAAATCTGAAATGCATGGTGATTATGCACTAATTGATAACTCGCCTGTCTCCCTGGGCAGCTGCCGGCGTTTGGTGAGCAAATGTCTCCACAGCACGGCGCGGTTTCTGAAGAAAACCGGAGCTGAGCACTGGTGGTTGCAGCGGCATTTGAAGGATCCCTTTGTCAAGGCGGCGAAGCGGCAGCATTACCGCTGCCGAAGCGCCTTCAAATTACTGGAAATCGATGACAAGCTTCGTATTCTTCGTCCGGGACTTTGTGTTCTTGATTGCGGAGCTGCACCTGGTGCTTGGAGCCAGGTGGCTGTAGAGAGGGTCAATGCCTTAGGTACCGGTAAGTGCACGTTTTGGGCAGGCAAGGTGGGGATGTCGCTCATCTTGCAGCATGTGAGAAGACTGAGCTGAGGTGGTGGTGCCGTGGGGAGGGAACACGCGTGCTGGGAGACACCAGGGTTGCTGATAGAAGCGTGAAGGTGTGTGCCTACACGACAGTGAAAGTCTTTGTATCTTCCAGAGAAATAACGtttatgaaataaaaacataTGGGGAGGTGCTACTGTAGGTGTAACAAAGTGTTGTGATTGACTGTGTTGTGGAGGGGATCGCTTCATCCAGTTCTGAAATTTGTGTGGCCTCCAGCAGATAATTtgacttttctgtatttttattttccttcttgaaaAACGTTAGTAACCACTATGTAGGATTTATGTGTTTGAAGCCATTAATATTTACAAAAGAAGGTATTGTCATCAGTACTATTCAGGATTTCTGGACTGTCAGCCTTCAAATAACAGGAGAAAAACCAAGAATAATACTCCTTACTTATCCAAAGTAACTGATTTTCATGTCCTGAATGGATTAGCTTATAGCAAATCGTTCATCCAGATGCACACAGCAAACTAAGGGCAAGAAGACCCGATGTGGCAGGTGATATGTTTTTGTTTATTGTCTAGTATGGAACTAATGCATACGCACGTTGTTTGCAACCATTATGTGTGTTCAGTGTGTCATTCATTCTTATAATCTagatcctgctgtccccactggcTTTGTCCTTGGTGTTGACCTGCTGCGGATTTCTCCTCTGGAAGGAGCGGTTTTCCTGTCGGAGATGGATGTTGCAGACCCCGGCACGGTGCGCGCAATTCAGAGTCTGCTTCCCGCGGGGAAGGTGGACGTTATCCTGAGCGACATGGCGCCAAACGCAACAGGCATTAAAGAACTGGATCATCAGAAGCTGATCAATCTCTGTTTAGGCCTCCTGAATCTGTCCCAAAGTATTTTAAAGCCAAAAGGAACAATGCTCTGTAAATTCTGGGATGGACGTGAGTCCCATCTTCTACAAAACAGACTGAAGGAGCAGTTCCAGGATGTGAGAACTATAAAGCCTCAGGCCAGTCGGAAGGACTCAGCTGAATCTTATTATTTGGCAAGACTGTACAAAGGGAAATGAGCCGCTGATGGTCGAACAGGTGATCGGACATTGATTGGAAATCTGAATTTGGCGTGTGTTTAAAGAAAAATCCCACCATTAAGACCCCTAACTTCAACCATTTCTTTGTTGAGAACAATTTGGGAAGACCTGCTATGATTCTTTCAAAATACATCATGCttttcaaatgcaaaaataaaccaGAGTGGTGTCCTACTGAGTTTATCCACTAATTATACAAGCAGAGACATCCAATCTAGCTTTTCACCTGTGGAGAAAACAGTTGGGAACAGAGAGGAGTAATCTGAAAGGCAACCTCTGGGGCTGCGgtaatggaaatgaaaataaagcgtGATTATATGAGGTTTTTAATGTGTGCTTGAAAATCATTGTGCTACTGATGGCGTTGTGTTTGAGACTAACCATAAAGACAATCGTcagaatgagaggaaacagcGAGGGGAGTTTGAGCCAATTTATTGCCTCTTCATCTCTCTTAAAAGCTGGTGCAATTTATTAGCACAGGTAAAAACAGACAATGGCTTCGTGCATGTCAGGATCTGCATCGTCACATACGATCAGCCGCTCAGGATACACGACCCTGGCTCTGGAATATTCAGCCTGATGGCTCTGCTGCCTTTTCTAAAGACACAGGTTATATTTAGAAATTGCTACTTCATTGTACTCATAAATCCAGCAAATGGCAGTAAGGCAGGGTCATTGCTACTGAGAAGATAATTTCCCCTATGTTTTGGGTATTGTTTTATATTTGACCAATGGCGTATCTTAGGTGAAATGACAAGATGTTCCTCGGATCCCAGACAGGCAGAATTACTGATTGAATTGCTAGAATTCTGTTTGCCGAAATAAATTCAGCCGCTGCCTTATCAGGAAGTGACAACTTTTACATTTAATAGCACTTTTATCAGGCCGACTGTGGCATGAGTTATAAGAGGGGCTGCTAGCACTGTCCAAGGCTTCCAGATCTTTCTCATAAACATCTCATTTGGAATTGCTGACAGATTTATCAAATTTTAAGTACTTCAAAACTTCCCCATCCAGATCTCCATGCTGGTGTGAATTAAAGCATTAGGCCAGCTACCTGACCTGTGGAGCTGGGTGTTCTTGTGCATTTGGGGAGGAAAAACACTGATGCCACTGTGCTTTTCAAAAAATTCGATTACCTGCAGTTTGCAACAGGGACTGGGGCGAGCAGGGTGCTGGCCAAGCGTGGGCTGATCCCTGCTGCTCGTCCAGCTGCGCTGGGGCAGGAGTTGTCGCAGCTCTGCTCGGGGACGGAgcggttttgggggggtgggttgcaGGGGAGAGGCTGAGCTCGAATTGCTTTCGCACCGAGGCGGTGCATTACGGTACGGCGCGGCGGGCTTGCGCGCCTAGTCCCGTCGTTACGGCGGCTCGGGCCGCTGTTATCGCGAGAGCTGGGCGCAAGTTCCCGTGAGATCTCGTCGCCGGGGCGAGGAGGGAGATCCAAGCGGGCGGCGGGTGAGTGAGGGCGGGAGCGGGTGTGAGGGCGGCGGGGAGGCTGCCGGTTCCGCCCCGCTCGGCGCTCCCGCCCCGCTCTCACCGCTTGGCTGTTCGCGCCCGGCCGAGCCCGGCGGCGTGGGAGCGGGGCAGAGAGGCTGTGCCCCAGTTCCTCCCACCCCGGGGCGGCCGCTCGCCGCCCCCGAGGCGGGGCCGGGCTGTGGGCGCTGCGAGGCCGCGCTCCCTCCCGGCGCCCTGGGCAGGGGGTCTGTGAGGGCGAACCCTGCCGTGCCCAGCGCGGCCGCTGTCGGGGCTTGGCCGCGGGGCTGTGCGGGCGGGGGGTCCCGTGTGCCCTGCAGGAGCTTGGGCCGGGGGCTGGTCCGCGGCGGGGTCGGCGTGTGCGGGTCCTCGGAACGCTTGGAGCTGCCCTTGGTTTCAAAGCAGCCTTGCCGGAGCACGGTTACCTGTTGTCAGTGCTCTGTGGTACCGAAGTACTTATTTCGAATAAACGTTTTCAGTTgggttgaagagaagctgctgaactGTCTGCTGTGATTAAgctacaaaagatgtacccatcattaaccaattgacatgataagtgctttctgaccgcctacaaaacgaggggatatttttcaagttttagatccttctgcaagacaagagggagacaggagATTgagtaacacattgtttagaagcagagtacttagtttatatttaactaataattaatggatataagtaagaaactaaacaattataactaacatcaccAATTATTTCTTATTATACATGTATTGTacgtcaaaatttaaaaaaaaaattaatgtataTGCAACAGTTATGTGAATgtaagcaacacaagagcatccagtctttggagcacacatggaggatgatccccagtgttccacagcgctgataaaataaagaatgccgcttaacagtataattgactctgctgttaagtttatttctttgtttcagttgGTGAGCCAACCAGGAGACCCCACtctgcccagctgcaggacccATTGAGTCAAGGATTCTCTTGGGTACCCCTGGAGATTTCTCTGCAGAGACTCCTCATCTCAGTCGGATCGCTGCGGGGACAGACAAGGACCTCTGGTAAGAAGGCATTCTttgcaaaaaaaaggaaagaaaagtggGACCGATTGGGTGGTTGTAAACTATCCATAAGTCATATGCAGGATATCATATACCAGGTTGCTAGCACCTTAAAGGTATGCTCTAGGTGCTGTGGAGTGGTTTGTGTGGAAAACTTTCTCTGCTGTTCAGCTTATTTCTTGGTTTCAGGGTTTTGGCTGATTGGTTTCCTGTTTGCTTCCCTTATGTCTCCTCTTTGTGAATTGTATAAATCCAAAGAATAACCACTGTGTTACTCTGGGAGTGCGTGATCCTGAATGTTTTGCTGATTACTTTCTGTGTTTCTCCAGAGCCATGGAGGACTTGGAAAATAATACCACTGTCTTCTCCACCCTGAGATCCCTCAACAACTTCATTTCACAGCGCATGGAGGGGGTGTCTGGGCTGGCCACACCGGGATCGTCTCAAAGCTCCTTGCAGATTCAGTACCAGCAGAGGGTGCAGGTGAGGTGTCCTCAGCTTAGCGATGCCTGCAGCATCACTTCAGTGTGCTTGAAGACTGCTTTTGATTCCAGGAATCAGGATTGATTTCATTAAGATCGGACCATTCTTTCTAAAATTGATATTCATGCAAGCTTGATAATGGAAGGTTGCTTTTGGTGAACATTCTACAATCTTTAAATTTGTTTAAAGGGTCAgacatatttatttgttttgtagaAATTTAAGAAAGGTCCTTTGAATTTCTTCTCTGCTTGTTATATCAGTATGCCACCTCAGGAAATTAAATTGCAAGTGGTTTTCATATTGCTGAACAAAGGAGCTTTAtatctattaatatttttttagtaagtcattttttaccttttttttttccacaatcttCCTCAAAGTTTCTTTGCCTGGACACATACAGGAGACTTGCATTGTGCTATGGCATTGGTGTGCTAACAACTTGTGCTTGCTTTTCTGCTTCTATTCGTGTTCACACGTGTggggattttttaattttgttttttctttattttttcactttttcctgtAAGCTGCCTTGTGCTCACGAAGCATGGAGTAAGTCGACAGCTTGGATCATAAGGACTGTTTATTAGGCTGGGATGAAGTTTCAGTATTCTGTGTCTTAATACAAGTTCTATTCCAATCTCTAAGTGTAAaagaaatttgttttccttttaatgtaAATCTGCTTTGCATTTGGAATGGTGACAAAAATGGATGGGTTTCTGTCTGTGGTATATCTCTGGTTACAGGGATGGTTAGAGGAGGCTCTTTCTGTTTAGTGAGTCGTCATTAACTATAAGTTCAATGTACATTACTTAGATGTGAGGTATACTGTTAATATTGTCTGTCCTCTAAGGTAACTtgaatgaaaaaatgaaataCGACGTTGTAGCAGGTTGTAGAAAAGTTATTTTGCTCAGTAGTTGAATTTAATGGGGAGCGTGATCTCTGCTTCTTGGTTAGCTACTGTTACTTTTATGAGGCTTGGGGACTTCATCATTAACCTGCAGCTGGTGGGAGAAATACCACAAACATGGTGATAGTTTCCTTGTAATTTGTAAATGGCATGCGAGTATCATCCAAAGAGTACAGGGTGGGATAAAACGATGTTATTGCAGTGCTGTTAATGGTGTTTAACATCCCTTTTCACACATGAACCGGCCAGTTGGAGGAACAAGCTGGGCAGATCCACTCCAAATCCCAGCTCCTGCAGGTGGAACGAGAGAAGATGCAGATGGAGCTGAGCCACAAACGAGCTCGCATTGAGCTAGAGAAGGCAGCTAATACCAATGCCAGAAACTACGAGGTAAGTGTGGTGGTTGCAGATGACTCGATGTCATAGGCCTAGTCACAACACATGTAGTGCAGCTGCGCTGGCGTTTTGCTTTGGATCAGGGATGTCCTCTTGACTTCCCATGTGCCGTGTTTTGATTTGCAGTTGTGTGTCCAGAATGTATATGGTCAAGTTTTTTTGGGTGAAACTAAACTGAAAGATGCAGTCCAGGAGCAAGCCGAGTGTTCTCCAGCTGCTAATGGACACTGTCTTCAGTGTCAGGCTCCAGCAAATCAGTAGTAGATGCTCCTGCTGTGCATTTACTGCATTTGCACTGACTGCAGGTGTGGTGGAGGTGTGGGTGGCAAGTTCCCAGCACCAGCTGTTTCGCTCTATGGATCCCCCCCCCGCTGTGCATTGCACTGACTTGCTAATGTACACAAGTGTGCGAACCTCAAAGCCTTGTTGACAAACTGACGATCTGATTACTCGATTCTGTTATTTTAGCACTGAAGTTGTCATGGGTAGCATTAACAAAAGGGATTTGTTATTTGTTTCTCCCAGAAGTGTTTAAGTGTTTTTACTCCCGGATGAATTGAAACTTCTGCTGGCGCAATTGCAAGCACTTAGTGTGTGTGACTGTAATTAATTGGAATGGCAGCAGTGCCAACCCTGCACTGTCACACAAGAGAGCTTCCACTGATAAAACAGTGAGCCTCACTCAAGGGCTAATATCTTTTATTGGTTTCTGGTTTTATACCTGCATATGTTTGCTTAACTGCGTTACTGAAATAAGTAGTAGATCTGTGGGTTTTGTGGAATAATAAAGGTCTCATATGTGACtgattatttaaaaagaaatctttaaaaaataataagcgTGTTTTGTATTTTACGAGGATGCTTGGTGATGGATTTAGTGTGTTGTTATGAAATAGTGAGTCAGTGACTAAATTCCTCGTTCATGTGAAGTCAGGTGGTGTGGGATTAAGCCAGGAGGAGTACAAACTGGAATGTAGCTGAGTCAGTCACAGAAACCCTTGAAATACTGGTACAAAAAAGGGAGCAGCACTAATCCAGTACTGTGGTAATTACCCTGCTCAGATTCTGGTTTTTTTGAGTCATGTGGATAAAGGTTTTAGGAACCTCACATCACTTTGCATAATCCTTGCTTACTATGTAAATCCGTGTCTCGATTTGCTTTGATTAGCAAAGCAATTTACTACACCTTTTTTCAATAAATGTTAATCAGTTTGTGCCAGGAATAAACTGAAATAGTGTATGAAAGGTTGTCAGAgtgcaaaaatatttattgtattaATTGATCATACTGTGCTTTTAAACCTGGTTTCTTTTCTGTTAAATAGCCTTATACAATTTCCAGAAGTTGCAGAGGGAAGTTTGTCTTATTAATCCAGTTATGGAGGTCTGGGTTTCTGGAAGTCTATTTGCTATGCATGGGTCAGCTTTAAATTGGAGCATCAAATGTTTTCAtccttgatctgctggagagtgtGCAGTGGAGTCTGTGCAGCCATGTCTGCATTCTTATATTCATGTGACAGTCTAAGAGATTTGGAAGACTCAGTCTCTGAATTTTCCAGCTCTGTTGCCCTGGGTAGTTCCTTGACATTGAGTTGCTACCAGTAAGATTTTTGCCCTTAGCAAAGGCTAAAGCTGCAATCTGAGTAGCGCTGCTTCGTGGTGATGCCTTGGTGACCACAGTAATGAGGAGTGGAGACAGGAGGAACAAAAATGGCTTTGTCTTTGTGCTACTTTCTTCTTACatctttttgcattttcttttctttgcaagcGAGAAGCTGACCGTAACCAGGAGCTGCTCACACGCATCAAACAATATCAGGAAAGGGAAACAGAAgctgaaaataaactgaaagaaCAAATGGAGATGAACAAATCCTATAAGAAGAGCATGGAGACGATGAGTAAGaagctgcaagagaaggagaacAAACTAGCTGAAGCTAATGAAGTAAGAACAGTAATTTTTAATCTGTTCATAGCTTCAGGGGACTTTGCAGTTCTTGTCAACAGAAAATGCcctctttgattaaaaaaaaaatattggagtaAGTGTGTTCATTATCTAGAAATAAATAAGCCCTGGTGGTGTGCATCTTTTCTGTCAAAATTTAGAACTTAACCACATCCAGACACAAGTGAGCAGGTCAGAAGATGTTACTGTATTAATTAGCAATGAGAAGACATTTTTTTGACAGGTTGATACGGAGAAGAATTAAAAAGGTGCAAGGCAGCATGGAGCATCTAGGTTTAGAAATCAGGTTACACGACACAGTAAAGAAAGGGGAAATGATGCAAGAGATAAGATTGGAAGATGTTCaggaaagcaggaggaactgTAGAGTGGATGAAACCAAAGTTATGTACAAAGTATGTTTTACCAAAGTGTCTTAAATGCCTACATGTTCCATGATAGAGAGAATGATTGGATGAGACTTTCAGTTCTTTCGGACGAACAGACCATCTTTTCAACTCTCAGCCTTTTCAGAAATCATTAGTTTTAAATTCCTCTAGTTAATTTGTAATTCTTCTGTTTAACTTGGTTTCCTGTGCCAGTTGTGGATCAACAAGCACTAAGTCCTTCAGCCTTCCTCCTGCCTTGGTGTCACTGGACGTGTATCTATGTGATGGAGCAGATCAACAGATTCAATGTGTCAGTTAGCGGTGATTAAAAACAGGGAGACAGTGATGGCACATGAAACTAAACTCACATATGA encodes:
- the NUDT1 gene encoding oxidized purine nucleoside triphosphate hydrolase; amino-acid sequence: MFTTRLFTLVLVVQPPRVLLGMKKRGFGAGLWNGFGGKVQPGESIEEAARRELLEESGLTVDTLQKMGQITFEFVGNSELMEVHIFRADHFHGEPTESDEMRPQWFQLDEVPFNHMWADDIYWFPLLLQKKLFRGYFKFQGQDTILEHTLKEVEEV
- the MRM2 gene encoding rRNA methyltransferase 2, mitochondrial isoform X2, with the protein product MAWAGGAAAAGGSCRRLVSKCLHSTARFLKKTGAEHWWLQRHLKDPFVKAAKRQHYRCRSAFKLLEIDDKLRILRPGLCVLDCGAAPGAWSQVAVERVNALGTDPAVPTGFVLGVDLLRISPLEGAVFLSEMDVADPGTVRAIQSLLPAGKVDVILSDMAPNATGIKELDHQKLINLCLGLLNLSQSILKPKGTMLCKFWDGRESHLLQNRLKEQFQDVRTIKPQASRKDSAESYYLARLYKGK
- the MRM2 gene encoding rRNA methyltransferase 2, mitochondrial isoform X1; translated protein: MHGDYALIDNSPVSLGSCRRLVSKCLHSTARFLKKTGAEHWWLQRHLKDPFVKAAKRQHYRCRSAFKLLEIDDKLRILRPGLCVLDCGAAPGAWSQVAVERVNALGTDPAVPTGFVLGVDLLRISPLEGAVFLSEMDVADPGTVRAIQSLLPAGKVDVILSDMAPNATGIKELDHQKLINLCLGLLNLSQSILKPKGTMLCKFWDGRESHLLQNRLKEQFQDVRTIKPQASRKDSAESYYLARLYKGK